One window of Candidatus Micrarchaeota archaeon genomic DNA carries:
- a CDS encoding nucleotidyltransferase family protein: MIKTAIIIAGGESTRLKPLTDEKPKTMIPVNGKPILYWIIKWLKHHKIRHIVLGVGYKKEKIYEFMEENRNFKMEVDFSEDKISGGGTAHAFRCAIGDYIHEGNFIGMNSDELTNMNLSRLIKKHERYKPLVTMALSPFYCRFSVVKLQKGLKITDFEYGEKLWSVPVSMGVYALNRGILESLPEKGSIEDSLFTHLATNKGKIIGDMLNRNETWVSVNTQKDIKEADAFIKSLYLEKATKTRKK; encoded by the coding sequence ATGATAAAAACAGCCATAATCATAGCAGGCGGGGAAAGCACCAGGCTAAAGCCGCTAACCGACGAAAAGCCGAAGACAATGATACCTGTCAACGGCAAACCCATACTCTATTGGATAATAAAATGGCTGAAGCACCACAAGATAAGACATATCGTCCTCGGCGTCGGGTACAAAAAGGAAAAAATATACGAATTCATGGAAGAAAACCGCAACTTCAAAATGGAAGTTGATTTCAGCGAAGACAAAATAAGCGGTGGTGGAACAGCACATGCCTTCAGATGCGCAATCGGGGATTATATACATGAGGGCAATTTCATAGGCATGAACTCAGACGAGCTCACCAACATGAACCTTTCAAGGCTCATCAAGAAGCATGAGAGGTACAAGCCACTGGTTACAATGGCGCTTTCTCCATTCTACTGCAGATTCAGTGTAGTTAAGCTGCAGAAGGGGCTGAAGATAACTGATTTTGAATATGGTGAAAAATTATGGTCCGTGCCTGTTAGTATGGGCGTTTACGCCTTGAATAGGGGGATACTCGAATCGCTTCCCGAAAAAGGGTCGATAGAGGACAGCCTTTTCACACATCTTGCAACGAATAAGGGCAAAATAATAGGGGACATGTTAAACCGCAACGAAACCTGGGTCAGCGTCAACACACAGAAAGACATAAAAGAAGCTGATGCGTTCATAAAGTCGCTTTACCTGGAAAAGGCAACAAAAACACGCAAAAAATAA
- a CDS encoding 50S ribosomal protein L15e, which yields MESEYKNRSDEYKTRIIKWNAESSITRVDKPTNIARARELGYKAKEGVIIVRVKLKGGSKKRKHAAGGRKPSKSGRYFTKSKSLQAIAEERAARKFTNFEPLNSYFVGAAGSRRFYEVILLNKGDRTIISDPQYRNVARQNGRAYRGLTSSGKRHRGIIRKRFGSHKLRPSQNRFKI from the coding sequence ATGGAATCCGAATATAAGAACAGGTCAGACGAATACAAGACGCGCATAATAAAATGGAATGCAGAGTCTTCGATAACGCGCGTGGATAAGCCGACCAACATCGCTAGAGCAAGGGAGCTAGGTTACAAGGCAAAGGAGGGTGTCATAATAGTGAGGGTGAAGCTTAAGGGCGGATCTAAAAAGAGAAAGCACGCGGCAGGTGGAAGAAAGCCATCAAAAAGCGGAAGGTATTTCACCAAATCCAAGTCGCTCCAGGCAATAGCAGAGGAGCGCGCGGCAAGGAAGTTCACTAATTTTGAGCCACTCAATTCATATTTCGTAGGGGCCGCAGGCTCAAGGAGGTTCTACGAGGTTATACTGCTCAACAAAGGCGACAGAACAATAATTTCCGACCCGCAATACAGGAACGTTGCAAGGCAAAACGGGAGGGCATACAGGGGCCTGACATCCTCAGGGAAGAGGCACAGGGGGATAATAAGGAAGCGTTTCGGATCGCACAAGTTGAGGCCTAGCCAGAACAGGTTCAAGATTTGA
- a CDS encoding CTAG/PCC1 family protein, whose product MPREAVNPLKLDLVIRKTDEVNYSKILGDNKRHRRSAISIRENGKMLIIEIKASDLTALRASANSILRNLQVINATRLGYPRKGKVVSANGNRKHP is encoded by the coding sequence ATGCCAAGAGAAGCAGTCAATCCTCTCAAACTTGATCTTGTCATACGTAAAACCGACGAAGTCAACTACTCAAAAATACTTGGGGATAACAAAAGGCACAGGAGAAGCGCGATAAGCATACGCGAGAATGGGAAAATGCTCATCATAGAAATAAAAGCCAGCGACCTCACCGCGTTAAGGGCCTCGGCCAACTCCATACTCAGGAACCTCCAGGTAATAAACGCGACAAGGCTGGGATATCCAAGAAAAGGGAAAGTGGTAAGTGCAAATGGCAACAGGAAACACCCGTAA
- a CDS encoding HAD-IIB family hydrolase, producing MATGNTRKIKLIVADLDGTISISKQHIDKEMSNLLGELLKYKDFALISGGSYNQFRNQFLDGLKIGEDASRLSRLYLFPTCATSMYVTRNGSWKKLYGEKLPTNVKKEIYSALDKALAECNFKKPGTIYGELVEDRETQVTFSALGQLAPIELKQEWDPQRLKRKRILKHLAKHLPKGYVAKIGGTTSIDVTKKGIDKAYGIRKIMEKLGYGRSEILFIGDMLQKGGNDYPVKATRVRCMEVKNPEETKTIIRAIISESAGQK from the coding sequence ATGGCAACAGGAAACACCCGTAAAATCAAATTGATCGTTGCGGATCTCGATGGCACGATATCAATAAGCAAGCAGCACATAGACAAGGAAATGTCAAATCTGCTCGGCGAACTGCTCAAATACAAGGACTTTGCACTGATATCTGGCGGATCATACAACCAGTTCCGCAACCAGTTTCTTGACGGGCTGAAAATAGGGGAAGATGCAAGCAGGCTTTCCAGGCTCTACCTTTTCCCAACGTGCGCAACATCCATGTACGTAACAAGAAATGGCTCGTGGAAAAAATTATACGGGGAAAAATTACCTACTAATGTAAAGAAAGAAATATACTCTGCATTGGACAAAGCGCTTGCCGAATGCAATTTCAAAAAACCAGGAACGATTTACGGCGAGCTTGTGGAAGACAGGGAAACGCAGGTCACATTCTCTGCTTTGGGTCAGCTCGCTCCTATAGAGCTTAAGCAAGAATGGGATCCGCAAAGGCTGAAGCGCAAGCGGATACTGAAGCATCTCGCCAAGCACCTGCCGAAAGGATACGTGGCGAAAATCGGCGGCACCACATCCATAGACGTAACTAAGAAGGGCATTGACAAGGCATACGGGATACGTAAGATAATGGAGAAGCTAGGCTATGGGAGAAGCGAAATACTGTTCATAGGCGACATGCTTCAAAAAGGGGGAAACGACTACCCTGTTAAGGCAACAAGGGTAAGATGCATGGAAGTAAAGAATCCTGAAGAAACAAAAACAATAATCAGGGCAATCATATCAGAGTCTGCCGGCCAGAAATAA
- a CDS encoding 8-oxo-dGTP diphosphatase — protein sequence MGDFTLCHIFNGKMLLLKKATRGVSKDKWNGLGGKIDDGETVEHCATREVFEETGLVVDGLFKHGKLNFHMDGKEELSFSVHLFSTKSFSGELKQTDEGELKWFDVGSLPLNDMWDDDIYWIEYMLKGDRFDADFYYDKENKVVVKHSVDLIDGN from the coding sequence GTGGGGGATTTTACACTCTGTCATATTTTTAATGGAAAGATGCTTCTCCTGAAAAAAGCAACGAGAGGAGTAAGCAAGGACAAGTGGAATGGCCTCGGCGGCAAGATAGACGATGGGGAAACAGTCGAGCATTGCGCAACGCGTGAGGTATTCGAAGAAACAGGTTTGGTTGTTGACGGCTTGTTCAAGCACGGGAAACTGAATTTTCACATGGATGGCAAAGAAGAGCTGAGCTTTTCCGTTCACCTGTTTTCCACGAAAAGCTTCAGTGGCGAATTGAAGCAGACAGATGAGGGGGAATTGAAGTGGTTCGATGTTGGGAGCCTTCCGTTAAATGACATGTGGGATGATGACATATACTGGATTGAATACATGCTGAAGGGCGACAGGTTCGACGCTGATTTTTATTACGATAAAGAAAACAAAGTAGTAGTGAAACATTCAGTAGATCTAATTGACGGCAATTGA